One window of Trinickia caryophylli genomic DNA carries:
- the atpD gene encoding F0F1 ATP synthase subunit beta, with product MSTTALVEGKIVQCIGAVIDVEFPREHMPKVYDALVLEGTELTLEVQQQLGDGVVRTICLGASDGLRRGVTVKNTGKPISVPVGTATLGRIMDVLGRPIDEAGPIESEHVRSIHQKAPAFDELSPSTELLETGIKVIDLICPFAKGGKVGLFGGAGVGKTVNMMELINNIAKEHGGYSVFAGVGERTREGNDFYHEMKDSNVLDKVALVYGQMNEPPGNRLRVALTGLTMAEHFRDEGRDVLFFVDNIYRFTLAGTEVSALLGRMPSAVGYQPTLAEEMGKLQERITSTKTGSITSVQAVYVPADDLTDPSPATTFGHLDATVVLSRDIASLGIYPAVDPLDSTSRQIDPNVIGEEHYSITRRVQQTLQRYKELRDIIAILGMDELSPEDKLSVARARKIQRFLSQPFHVAEVFTGSPGKYVPLKETIRGFKMIVEGECDHLPEQAFYMVGTIDEAFEKAKKIQ from the coding sequence ATGAGTACTACTGCTTTGGTGGAAGGCAAGATCGTACAGTGCATCGGCGCGGTGATCGACGTGGAATTTCCGCGCGAGCACATGCCGAAGGTCTACGACGCGCTCGTGCTCGAAGGCACGGAACTGACGCTCGAAGTCCAGCAGCAGCTGGGCGACGGCGTCGTGCGCACCATCTGTCTCGGTGCGTCGGACGGCCTGCGCCGCGGCGTGACGGTCAAGAACACGGGCAAGCCGATCAGCGTGCCCGTTGGCACGGCCACGCTCGGCCGCATCATGGACGTGCTCGGCCGCCCGATCGACGAAGCGGGTCCGATCGAAAGCGAGCATGTGCGTTCGATTCACCAGAAGGCCCCGGCGTTCGACGAGCTCTCGCCGTCGACGGAGCTGCTCGAAACGGGCATCAAGGTTATCGACCTGATCTGCCCGTTCGCGAAGGGCGGCAAGGTTGGCCTCTTCGGCGGTGCCGGCGTGGGCAAGACCGTCAACATGATGGAGCTCATCAACAACATCGCGAAGGAGCACGGCGGCTACTCCGTGTTCGCGGGCGTGGGCGAGCGTACCCGTGAAGGGAACGACTTCTACCACGAAATGAAGGACTCGAACGTGCTCGACAAGGTCGCGCTCGTGTACGGTCAGATGAACGAGCCGCCGGGCAACCGTCTGCGCGTGGCACTGACGGGCCTGACGATGGCCGAGCACTTCCGCGACGAAGGCCGCGACGTGCTGTTCTTCGTCGACAACATCTACCGCTTCACGCTGGCCGGTACGGAAGTCTCGGCTCTGCTGGGCCGGATGCCGTCGGCGGTGGGCTACCAGCCGACGCTGGCCGAGGAAATGGGCAAGCTGCAGGAGCGCATCACGTCGACGAAGACGGGCTCGATCACCTCGGTGCAAGCCGTGTACGTGCCTGCTGACGACTTGACCGACCCGTCGCCGGCCACGACCTTCGGCCACCTCGACGCAACGGTCGTGCTCTCGCGTGACATCGCCTCGCTCGGTATCTACCCCGCTGTGGACCCGCTCGATTCGACGTCGCGCCAGATCGACCCGAACGTGATCGGCGAAGAGCACTACTCGATCACGCGCCGCGTGCAGCAAACGCTGCAGCGCTACAAGGAACTGCGCGACATCATCGCGATTCTCGGCATGGACGAGCTCTCGCCGGAAGACAAGCTGTCGGTTGCGCGCGCGCGCAAGATCCAGCGTTTCCTGTCGCAGCCGTTCCACGTCGCTGAAGTGTTCACGGGCTCGCCGGGCAAGTACGTTCCGCTGAAGGAAACGATCCGCGGCTTCAAGATGATCGTCGAAGGCGAATGCGATCACCTGCCCGAGCAGGCGTTCTACATGGTCGGTACGATCGACGAAGCCTTCGAGAAGGCCAAGAAGATCCAGTAA
- the atpG gene encoding F0F1 ATP synthase subunit gamma, producing the protein MAGMKEIRGKIKSVQNTRKITKAMEMVAASKMRRAQERMRAARPYADKVRDIAAHMSRANPEYRHPFMVANEGAKAAGIILVTTDKGLCGGLNTNVLRGTLQKIKELDTSGQTVEATAIGSKGFGFLNRLGAKIASHVVHLGDTPHLEKLIGAVKVQLDLYSEGKLSAVYLAYTRFVNTMKQEPVIEQLLPLSAERFEGDETTPSTTWDYIYEPDAQAVVDELLVRYVEALVYQAVAENMASEQSARMVAMKAASDNAKTVISELQLSYNKSRQAAITKELSEIVGGAAAV; encoded by the coding sequence ATGGCTGGAATGAAGGAAATCCGCGGCAAGATCAAGAGCGTGCAGAACACGCGCAAGATCACCAAGGCCATGGAGATGGTCGCGGCATCGAAGATGCGCCGCGCCCAGGAGCGCATGCGCGCCGCTCGTCCATACGCCGACAAGGTCCGCGACATCGCTGCGCACATGAGCCGCGCGAACCCCGAGTACCGTCACCCGTTCATGGTGGCGAACGAGGGCGCGAAGGCGGCCGGCATCATCCTCGTCACGACCGACAAGGGGCTGTGCGGCGGTTTGAACACGAACGTGCTGCGCGGCACACTGCAGAAGATCAAGGAACTCGACACGAGCGGCCAGACGGTCGAGGCCACGGCCATTGGCAGTAAGGGCTTCGGCTTTTTGAACCGGCTCGGCGCGAAGATCGCCTCGCATGTCGTGCACCTCGGCGACACGCCGCACCTCGAAAAGCTGATCGGCGCCGTGAAGGTGCAGCTCGACCTGTACTCGGAAGGCAAGCTCTCGGCGGTTTATCTCGCCTACACACGCTTCGTCAACACGATGAAGCAGGAGCCTGTCATCGAGCAGCTGCTGCCGCTGTCGGCCGAGCGCTTCGAGGGCGACGAGACGACGCCGAGCACGACGTGGGACTACATCTACGAGCCCGATGCGCAAGCGGTGGTCGACGAGCTGCTCGTGCGTTACGTCGAAGCGCTCGTCTATCAGGCCGTTGCCGAGAACATGGCGTCCGAGCAATCGGCGCGCATGGTGGCAATGAAGGCCGCGTCGGACAACGCGAAGACGGTCATCAGCGAACTGCAGCTGTCGTACAACAAGAGCCGCCAGGCCGCGATCACGAAGGAACTCTCGGAGATCGTGGGTGGCGCCGCCGCGGTCTGA
- the atpA gene encoding F0F1 ATP synthase subunit alpha yields the protein MQLNPSEISELIKSRIQGLEASADVRNQGTVISVTDGIVRIHGLSDVMQGEMLEFPGNTFGLALNLERDSVGAVILGEYEHISEGDIVKTTGRILEVPVGPELIGRVVDALGNPIDGKGPINAKLTDAVEKIAPGVIWRKSVSQPVQTGLKSIDSMVPIGRGQRELIIGDRQCGKTAVAIDAIINQKGKDLICIYVAIGQKASSIMNVVRKLEETGALEYTIVVAASASESAAMQYLAPYSGCTMGEYFRDRGQDALIIYDDLTKQAWAYRQISLLLRRPPGREAYPGDVFYLHSRLLERAARVSEEYVEKFTNGEVKGKSGSLTALPVIETQAGDVTAFVPTNVISITDGQIFLETDLFNAGIRPAINAGVSVSRVGGAAQTKVVKKLSGGIRTDLAQYRELAAFAQFASDLDEATRKQLERGRRVTELLKQPQYQPLQVWELAVSLFAANNGYLDDIEVKDVLAFEKGLREYLKTSHAELIKRIEDSKDLSKDDEGALHAALKDFKKSGAY from the coding sequence ATGCAACTCAATCCCTCTGAGATCAGCGAGCTGATCAAGAGCCGGATCCAGGGCCTTGAAGCGAGCGCCGACGTTCGCAACCAGGGCACCGTGATCTCCGTGACCGACGGTATCGTGCGCATTCACGGTCTGTCGGACGTGATGCAGGGCGAAATGCTCGAATTCCCGGGCAACACGTTCGGCCTCGCGCTGAACCTCGAGCGCGACTCGGTCGGCGCGGTGATTCTGGGCGAGTACGAGCACATTTCCGAAGGCGATATCGTCAAGACGACGGGCCGCATTCTCGAAGTGCCGGTGGGCCCGGAACTGATCGGCCGCGTGGTCGACGCGCTCGGTAACCCGATCGACGGCAAGGGCCCGATCAACGCCAAGCTGACCGACGCGGTCGAGAAGATCGCCCCGGGCGTGATCTGGCGCAAGTCGGTGTCGCAGCCGGTGCAAACGGGTCTGAAGTCGATCGACTCGATGGTGCCGATCGGCCGCGGCCAGCGCGAGCTGATCATCGGCGACCGTCAGTGCGGCAAGACCGCGGTGGCGATCGACGCGATCATCAACCAGAAGGGCAAGGATCTCATCTGTATCTACGTCGCGATCGGCCAGAAGGCATCGTCGATCATGAACGTGGTCCGCAAGCTCGAGGAAACGGGCGCGCTCGAATACACGATCGTCGTGGCTGCCTCGGCGTCGGAATCGGCGGCGATGCAGTACCTCGCTCCGTACTCGGGCTGCACGATGGGCGAATACTTCCGCGACCGCGGCCAGGACGCCCTCATTATCTATGACGACTTGACCAAGCAAGCCTGGGCCTATCGTCAGATCTCGCTGCTGCTGCGCCGCCCGCCGGGCCGCGAAGCCTACCCCGGCGACGTCTTCTATCTGCACTCGCGTCTGCTCGAGCGCGCCGCGCGCGTCTCGGAAGAGTACGTCGAGAAATTCACGAACGGCGAAGTGAAGGGCAAGAGCGGCTCGCTGACGGCGCTGCCCGTTATCGAAACGCAAGCCGGCGACGTGACGGCGTTCGTGCCGACGAACGTGATCTCGATCACCGACGGCCAGATCTTCCTGGAAACGGACCTCTTCAACGCGGGTATCCGTCCGGCCATCAACGCCGGCGTGTCGGTCTCGCGCGTGGGCGGTGCGGCGCAGACGAAGGTCGTCAAGAAGCTGTCGGGCGGTATCCGTACCGACCTCGCGCAGTACCGCGAGCTGGCTGCGTTCGCGCAGTTCGCATCGGACCTCGACGAAGCGACCCGCAAGCAGCTCGAGCGCGGCCGCCGCGTGACGGAACTGCTCAAGCAGCCGCAATACCAGCCGCTTCAGGTATGGGAGCTGGCCGTGTCGCTCTTCGCGGCTAACAACGGCTATCTCGACGACATCGAAGTCAAGGACGTGCTGGCATTCGAGAAGGGGCTGCGCGAGTACCTGAAGACGAGCCATGCCGAGCTCATCAAACGCATCGAAGACAGCAAGGACTTGTCGAAGGACGACGAGGGCGCGCTCCATGCCGCTCTGAAGGACTTCAAGAAGTCGGGCGCTTATTGA
- a CDS encoding F0F1 ATP synthase subunit delta — MAELATIARPYAEALFGVAVDGDVAAWSALLQELAQVARLPEVLSVASSPKVSRAQVVELLLAAVRSPLKDTPQAKNLVQMLVDNHRLALLPEIAVQFDELKNAREGAADALIVSAFPLEGQPLADLVASLERKFKRKLKPTVELDPSLIGGVRVTVGDEVLDSSVRARLAGMQAALTA; from the coding sequence ATGGCCGAACTTGCAACCATCGCCCGCCCGTACGCGGAAGCGCTCTTTGGCGTAGCCGTTGACGGCGACGTCGCTGCCTGGTCCGCTCTGCTGCAGGAGCTGGCACAGGTTGCGCGTCTGCCCGAAGTGCTGTCGGTCGCCTCGAGCCCGAAAGTGAGCCGTGCGCAAGTCGTCGAGCTGTTGCTTGCGGCCGTGCGCTCGCCGCTCAAGGACACCCCGCAGGCGAAGAATCTCGTGCAGATGCTCGTCGACAACCATCGACTCGCGCTCCTGCCCGAAATCGCCGTGCAGTTCGACGAATTGAAAAACGCTCGCGAAGGTGCGGCCGATGCGCTGATCGTAAGCGCGTTCCCGCTCGAAGGCCAGCCGCTCGCCGATCTCGTCGCGAGCCTCGAACGCAAGTTCAAGCGCAAGCTCAAGCCGACGGTCGAACTCGACCCGTCGCTCATCGGGGGCGTGCGCGTGACCGTAGGCGACGAGGTGCTCGACAGCTCGGTACGTGCGCGGCTCGCCGGCATGCAGGCTGCGCTGACGGCGTAA
- a CDS encoding F0F1 ATP synthase subunit B, with protein MNLNATLFAQMVVFLILAWFTMKFVWPPLINALDERAKKIADGLAAAERGKTELEAAHKRVDQELATARNEGQQRVADAEKRALAVAEEIKANAHAEAARIVAQAKADADQQVVKARETLRAEVAALAVKGAEQILKREVDQSAHAELLNQLKAEL; from the coding sequence GTGAATCTCAACGCAACTCTGTTTGCGCAAATGGTCGTGTTCCTGATCCTCGCGTGGTTCACGATGAAGTTCGTGTGGCCGCCGCTGATCAACGCCCTCGACGAGCGCGCCAAGAAGATCGCAGACGGTCTCGCGGCCGCGGAGCGTGGCAAGACGGAACTCGAGGCCGCGCACAAGCGCGTCGACCAGGAACTCGCAACCGCCCGCAACGAAGGTCAGCAGCGCGTCGCCGATGCCGAAAAGCGCGCGCTCGCCGTGGCCGAGGAAATCAAGGCCAACGCGCACGCCGAAGCCGCTCGCATCGTCGCGCAGGCGAAGGCCGATGCCGATCAGCAGGTCGTGAAGGCACGCGAAACGCTGCGCGCGGAAGTGGCCGCGCTCGCGGTCAAGGGCGCCGAGCAGATCCTGAAGCGCGAAGTCGATCAGTCGGCCCACGCCGAATTGCTCAATCAACTCAAAGCCGAGCTCTGA
- the atpE gene encoding F0F1 ATP synthase subunit C, whose amino-acid sequence MQAFIANIQGLTAIGIGIIIGLGAIGACIGIGLMGGKYIEACARQPELMNPLQTKMFLLAGLIDAAFLIGVGVAMLFAFANPLLSKLAG is encoded by the coding sequence ATGCAAGCTTTCATCGCCAACATCCAGGGTCTGACCGCCATCGGTATCGGCATCATCATCGGCCTGGGTGCGATCGGCGCCTGTATCGGTATCGGCCTGATGGGCGGCAAGTACATCGAAGCGTGCGCACGTCAGCCCGAGCTGATGAACCCGCTGCAAACGAAGATGTTCCTGCTGGCTGGTCTGATCGACGCGGCGTTCCTGATCGGCGTCGGTGTGGCAATGCTGTTTGCGTTCGCGAACCCGCTGCTCTCGAAGCTCGCAGGCTGA
- the atpB gene encoding F0F1 ATP synthase subunit A, which translates to MAASEGTRVLDPSEYIAHHLQNLSTAHQTSIFDIHVWNIDTLFWSIVCGLVTILLLRLAARKATSGVPGRFQCAIEMLVEMVEDQSKSMIHGNRKFIAPLALTVFVWVALMNSLDFIPVDLPGRIIGLLGLSDVISHHRIVPTADLNGTIGIALGVFVLMIYYNFKIKGAGGFVHELLSAPFGAHPLLWIPNLALNIIEFVAKTVSLGMRLFGNMYAGELLFLLIALLGSIWNFGADTTVLGFIGHVIAGSVWAIFHILIVLLQAFIFMMLTLVYIGQAHDSH; encoded by the coding sequence ATGGCAGCTAGCGAAGGCACGCGCGTCCTCGATCCGTCCGAGTACATCGCGCACCACTTGCAGAACCTTTCCACCGCGCATCAGACGTCGATCTTCGATATCCACGTCTGGAATATCGACACGCTGTTCTGGTCGATCGTCTGCGGTCTCGTGACCATCCTCTTGCTGCGTCTCGCGGCGCGCAAGGCCACTTCCGGTGTGCCGGGGCGCTTCCAGTGCGCGATCGAGATGCTCGTCGAGATGGTCGAAGATCAATCGAAGTCGATGATCCACGGCAACCGTAAGTTCATCGCGCCGCTCGCGCTGACCGTGTTCGTCTGGGTCGCGCTCATGAACTCGCTCGACTTCATTCCGGTCGACCTGCCGGGCCGCATCATCGGCTTGCTGGGCCTGTCGGACGTCATTTCGCACCACCGCATCGTGCCCACGGCCGATCTGAACGGCACCATCGGCATCGCGCTCGGCGTGTTCGTGCTGATGATCTATTACAACTTCAAGATCAAAGGTGCGGGCGGCTTCGTGCACGAGCTGCTCTCCGCTCCGTTCGGCGCGCATCCGCTTCTGTGGATCCCGAACCTCGCCCTGAACATCATCGAGTTCGTCGCCAAGACGGTTTCGCTCGGCATGCGGCTTTTCGGGAACATGTACGCAGGCGAACTGCTGTTCCTGCTGATCGCATTGCTCGGCAGCATCTGGAACTTCGGCGCGGACACGACGGTGCTCGGCTTCATCGGCCACGTGATCGCAGGCAGTGTCTGGGCGATCTTCCACATCCTGATCGTGTTGCTGCAAGCGTTCATCTTCATGATGCTGACGCTCGTGTACATCGGTCAGGCGCACGACTCGCACTGA
- a CDS encoding ATP synthase subunit I, which yields MADREPNQRHEARAPQTVSSPPMGVGHARKFDDDAWDAEQQDTNTVPLTRAEAEKLFGPQVSRPSRVTPLKVVMAQMVLSLVATLVWWLFCEPPGDAALSAFLGGAVCWVPSALFAARLRSRGASASILGWMIGEALKMGVTVAMFVAIAFWYHDVRWLPLLVTYLIALKTYWVALAWH from the coding sequence ATGGCGGATCGAGAGCCGAATCAAAGGCACGAAGCACGCGCGCCTCAAACCGTTTCTTCCCCCCCGATGGGCGTCGGCCATGCGAGGAAGTTCGACGACGACGCGTGGGATGCCGAGCAGCAAGATACAAATACCGTTCCGCTCACGCGGGCCGAGGCCGAAAAGCTCTTTGGCCCGCAAGTGAGCCGCCCATCGCGCGTCACGCCGCTGAAGGTGGTGATGGCGCAAATGGTCTTGTCCCTGGTCGCGACGCTGGTTTGGTGGCTGTTTTGCGAGCCGCCGGGCGATGCTGCGCTGTCGGCGTTCCTGGGGGGAGCGGTGTGCTGGGTGCCGAGCGCGTTGTTCGCGGCACGTCTCAGGAGCAGGGGCGCAAGCGCATCGATCCTCGGTTGGATGATCGGCGAAGCGCTCAAGATGGGGGTGACGGTTGCGATGTTCGTCGCAATCGCCTTTTGGTATCACGACGTACGGTGGCTGCCGTTGCTCGTGACCTATCTCATTGCGCTCAAGACGTACTGGGTCGCGCTGGCCTGGCACTGA
- a CDS encoding SLC13 family permease produces MTVSEKAPRARGAWPRVIFAFFVNEPVLTVLVIALAALQTLHPRAWSALPGLVDWPTIMTLTGLLILTKAVELSGFLMWLAHRVVHHVHSERGLACLVIGLAAFLSMIVTNDVALFVVVPLVLSLNHLTPLPVKRLAIFAALAVNAGSVLTPLGNPQNLFLWQTSGVSFGAFVYALLPLCALLMAMLYGLAFFSFKAAPLDLSRDAPSGRVDRAYAATAAVLFVAFVLLADAHRPGIALAGIAAGLLIWRRDAVLKIDWPLLVIFALMFIVLRSAAALPWVRESIAAIGIGTPVRAYVAGAVLSQGISNVPAAIMLAEFSHDWRALAFGVSVGGFGIAIGSLANLIAVRLVKQRGIWFGFHLLSIPFWIIALVLGAVLLRGW; encoded by the coding sequence ATGACAGTGTCGGAAAAAGCACCGCGGGCGCGCGGCGCGTGGCCTCGCGTCATCTTTGCATTCTTCGTCAACGAGCCGGTGCTCACGGTGCTCGTCATCGCGCTCGCCGCGCTGCAGACGCTTCACCCGCGCGCATGGAGCGCATTGCCCGGGCTCGTCGACTGGCCGACGATCATGACGCTCACGGGGCTGCTGATCCTGACGAAGGCCGTCGAGCTTTCCGGTTTTCTGATGTGGCTTGCGCACCGCGTCGTGCACCACGTGCATTCCGAGCGGGGGCTCGCCTGCCTCGTGATCGGGCTTGCGGCGTTTTTGTCGATGATCGTGACGAACGACGTGGCGCTGTTCGTCGTCGTGCCGCTCGTGCTCTCGCTCAATCATCTGACACCGCTGCCGGTCAAAAGGCTCGCCATCTTCGCGGCGCTTGCCGTCAACGCGGGCTCGGTGCTCACCCCGCTCGGCAATCCTCAGAATCTTTTCCTGTGGCAAACGAGCGGCGTGTCGTTCGGCGCCTTCGTTTATGCGCTGCTGCCGCTTTGCGCGCTTTTGATGGCGATGCTGTACGGCCTCGCTTTTTTTTCGTTCAAGGCGGCACCGCTCGATTTGTCGCGCGACGCGCCGAGCGGGCGCGTCGATCGCGCGTATGCGGCAACCGCCGCGGTGCTCTTCGTCGCCTTCGTACTGCTGGCTGACGCCCACCGGCCCGGCATAGCGCTCGCCGGTATCGCGGCGGGCCTGCTGATCTGGCGCCGCGACGCGGTGCTGAAGATCGACTGGCCGCTCCTCGTCATCTTCGCGCTCATGTTCATCGTCTTGCGCAGCGCCGCCGCGCTGCCGTGGGTGCGCGAGTCCATCGCGGCCATCGGCATCGGCACGCCGGTGCGCGCATATGTCGCAGGCGCGGTGCTGTCCCAGGGGATCAGCAACGTGCCGGCCGCGATCATGCTCGCGGAGTTCTCGCACGATTGGCGCGCGCTCGCTTTCGGCGTGAGCGTAGGCGGGTTCGGCATCGCGATCGGCTCGCTCGCCAATCTGATCGCCGTGCGGCTCGTGAAGCAGCGCGGCATCTGGTTCGGCTTTCATCTCCTTTCGATTCCCTTCTGGATCATTGCGCTCGTGCTCGGCGCCGTCCTCCTCCGCGGCTGGTGA
- a CDS encoding ParB/RepB/Spo0J family partition protein: MNAVAKKKGLGRGLEALLGGSPDITAAAKNEGAPNVLPLGRLQAGKYQPRTRMDEGSLQELAASIRAQGLMQPILVRPVSDEKYEIIAGERRFRAAHLAGLAEVPVLVKHVPDQAAAAMALIENIQREDLNPLEEAQGIQRLLDEFNFTHEQAAESVGRSRSAVSNLLRLLNLAAPVQTMLLAGDLDMGHARALLAVDAATQITLANQVVSKRMSVRETERLVAVTTKAAPAVKARANPADGGRDTRRLEEELSDLLAAAVKIKMGRRGRGQVQIDFGNLDALEGILVRLRGNTAA; this comes from the coding sequence ATGAACGCGGTAGCGAAAAAGAAGGGGTTGGGGCGCGGTCTGGAGGCGCTGCTCGGCGGCAGCCCGGACATCACGGCTGCAGCGAAAAACGAGGGGGCGCCGAATGTGCTGCCGCTCGGCAGGCTGCAGGCGGGCAAGTACCAGCCGCGCACGCGCATGGACGAGGGCAGTCTGCAGGAGCTGGCGGCGAGCATTCGGGCGCAGGGGCTGATGCAGCCGATCCTGGTACGCCCCGTGTCCGACGAGAAATACGAGATCATCGCGGGCGAACGGCGTTTCCGTGCCGCGCACCTGGCCGGGCTCGCGGAAGTGCCCGTGCTCGTGAAGCATGTGCCCGATCAGGCTGCCGCTGCCATGGCGCTGATCGAGAACATCCAACGCGAGGACTTGAATCCGCTCGAAGAGGCTCAGGGCATTCAGCGCCTGCTCGACGAATTCAACTTTACGCACGAGCAGGCGGCCGAATCGGTGGGCCGTTCGCGTAGTGCCGTCTCGAACCTGCTGCGGCTGCTTAATCTGGCGGCGCCGGTGCAGACGATGCTGCTCGCGGGCGATCTCGACATGGGGCACGCGCGTGCATTGCTGGCCGTCGATGCGGCCACGCAGATCACGCTCGCGAATCAGGTCGTGAGCAAGCGCATGTCGGTGCGCGAGACGGAGCGGCTCGTGGCGGTAACGACGAAGGCGGCGCCCGCGGTCAAGGCGCGCGCGAACCCGGCGGACGGCGGCCGCGACACGCGGCGTCTCGAGGAAGAGCTGTCCGATCTGCTCGCCGCCGCGGTGAAGATCAAGATGGGGCGCCGCGGCAGGGGGCAGGTACAGATCGACTTCGGCAACCTCGACGCCCTCGAGGGCATCCTCGTGCGCCTGCGTGGCAACACGGCTGCGTAA
- a CDS encoding ParA family protein: MAKIFCVANQKGGVGKTTTAVNLAASLASQGQRVLLIDLDPQGNATMGSGINKADCENTVYEVLVDGVSVSEARVKPEAVGYDVLPANRELAGAEIELVSVQNRERQLKEALSRVADDYDFVLIDCPPALSLLTLNALCAAHGVVIPMQCEYFALEGLSDLVNTIKQVHANLNRDLKVIGLLRVMFDPRITLQQQVSDQLKEHFGDKVFDAVIPRNVRLAEAPSYGLPGVVFDRASRGAQAYVQFGTEMIERVRALADA, from the coding sequence ATGGCAAAAATCTTCTGCGTCGCGAATCAAAAAGGCGGCGTCGGCAAAACGACGACAGCGGTCAACCTCGCGGCGAGTCTCGCGTCGCAGGGGCAGCGCGTGCTGTTGATCGATCTGGACCCGCAGGGCAATGCGACGATGGGCAGCGGCATCAACAAGGCCGATTGCGAAAACACCGTATACGAGGTGCTCGTAGACGGTGTTTCCGTCTCGGAGGCGCGCGTAAAGCCGGAGGCGGTCGGCTACGACGTACTGCCGGCGAACCGTGAGCTCGCGGGCGCCGAGATCGAGCTCGTCAGCGTGCAGAACCGCGAGCGCCAGCTCAAGGAAGCGCTCTCGCGCGTAGCCGACGACTATGACTTCGTGCTCATCGATTGCCCGCCGGCGCTTTCATTGCTGACGCTGAACGCGTTATGCGCGGCGCATGGCGTCGTGATTCCTATGCAGTGCGAATATTTCGCGCTCGAGGGCCTGTCCGACCTCGTCAATACGATCAAGCAGGTGCACGCGAACCTCAACCGCGATCTGAAGGTGATCGGCTTGCTGCGTGTCATGTTCGACCCGCGCATTACCTTGCAGCAGCAGGTGTCCGATCAGTTGAAGGAGCATTTCGGCGACAAGGTGTTCGACGCCGTGATTCCACGCAACGTGCGATTGGCCGAGGCGCCGAGCTATGGGTTGCCGGGAGTCGTGTTCGACCGGGCTTCGCGCGGCGCGCAGGCGTACGTGCAGTTCGGCACCGAGATGATCGAGCGCGTGCGCGCGCTCGCCGACGCATGA
- the rsmG gene encoding 16S rRNA (guanine(527)-N(7))-methyltransferase RsmG, giving the protein MTARTVPGAIDRDALLALLSEGSTALGVELSAEQSNKLIDYVALLAKWNTVYNLTAIRDPRQMLIQHVLDSLSIVPHLAARAGQSILDVGSGGGLPGIVLAIVLPDRTVTLNDIVHKKTAFQSQVKAELKLGNLSVVTGRVETLRPGIEVPARFDAIVSRAFAELADFVKLARHLVSERGSIWAMKGVQPDAEIARLPADVRVVQVIRLTVPMLDAERHLVEVVPPAVA; this is encoded by the coding sequence ATGACGGCGCGCACGGTGCCGGGCGCGATCGACAGAGACGCTTTGCTTGCACTGTTGAGCGAGGGCAGTACCGCGCTCGGCGTCGAATTGTCCGCGGAGCAGTCGAACAAGCTGATCGATTACGTCGCGTTGCTAGCGAAGTGGAATACCGTCTACAACCTGACGGCGATTCGCGATCCGCGGCAGATGTTGATTCAGCACGTGCTCGATTCGCTTTCGATTGTTCCGCACCTCGCTGCGCGCGCCGGTCAATCGATTCTCGACGTTGGATCGGGTGGTGGCCTGCCCGGCATCGTGCTCGCGATCGTATTGCCTGATCGTACTGTTACGTTGAACGACATTGTTCACAAGAAGACGGCCTTTCAGTCGCAGGTCAAGGCTGAGCTGAAGCTCGGCAATTTGTCGGTCGTGACCGGGCGCGTGGAAACACTGCGACCGGGTATCGAAGTACCGGCACGATTCGACGCGATTGTTTCGCGCGCATTCGCGGAACTCGCGGATTTCGTTAAACTTGCGCGTCATCTTGTCAGCGAGCGCGGCTCGATTTGGGCAATGAAGGGCGTGCAGCCTGACGCCGAAATCGCCCGGTTGCCGGCCGATGTTCGCGTGGTACAGGTCATTCGGCTGACGGTACCGATGCTCGACGCCGAGCGCCATCTGGTGGAAGTGGTGCCTCCGGCCGTCGCCTGA